The following are from one region of the Chryseobacterium shigense genome:
- a CDS encoding FAD-dependent oxidoreductase: MNKIAVVGAGISGLSIANYLEKHQLDYHIYERRKKDDLTGHGFLLPKEGIEYLSQIVEPSVLFKQGNFLKKYIRYSHTGKVLAEKDLHDVFVISRSSLIDILARNIPAEKISYEETVTPCSIQKGKLKKQDGTYIDANLAIVSDGSKSRIRRVIFKGETMKSVRENEVVNIIRCRDVAARLEDNFMKYHHEDGGLSFGILKLSEDTVLWYSQFDNEKYRINEQCSAESLKNYMFEIFDNWDPMVSSIVKGSNYENVHLWRVYELEKLNPFYKDNIVFIGDAAHPLIPFTSQGVTSALKDSFTLTKYLTSEKNTSEAFRKYEAERKPEIEIHIRNGRTLLDQFLKPLDQQTENILPISYK; the protein is encoded by the coding sequence ATGAACAAAATTGCTGTCGTGGGCGCCGGCATCTCCGGCTTAAGCATAGCGAATTATCTGGAAAAACACCAATTAGATTATCACATTTACGAAAGAAGAAAAAAAGATGATCTTACCGGTCATGGCTTTCTGCTTCCGAAAGAGGGAATAGAATATCTTTCGCAGATCGTTGAACCTTCCGTTCTTTTTAAGCAGGGTAATTTTTTAAAGAAATACATCCGGTATTCACATACAGGGAAAGTACTTGCTGAAAAGGATCTCCATGATGTTTTTGTTATTTCAAGAAGCTCTCTGATTGACATCCTCGCCCGGAATATTCCTGCAGAAAAGATCTCATATGAAGAAACAGTAACTCCGTGCAGCATTCAGAAAGGAAAACTGAAAAAGCAGGATGGGACTTATATAGATGCCAATCTAGCCATCGTTTCAGACGGTTCCAAAAGCCGCATCAGAAGGGTAATATTCAAAGGAGAAACCATGAAAAGCGTCCGGGAAAATGAAGTCGTCAACATCATCAGATGCAGAGATGTTGCAGCACGTTTGGAGGATAATTTTATGAAATATCATCATGAAGATGGTGGCCTGAGTTTCGGAATTCTTAAGCTTTCCGAAGATACGGTCCTGTGGTACTCTCAGTTCGACAACGAAAAATACAGGATCAATGAACAATGTTCTGCTGAAAGCCTGAAAAACTATATGTTTGAAATTTTTGACAACTGGGATCCGATGGTATCTTCTATTGTTAAAGGATCAAATTACGAAAATGTTCATCTGTGGAGAGTATATGAACTTGAAAAACTTAATCCTTTTTACAAAGACAATATTGTATTCATAGGAGACGCAGCCCATCCGCTCATTCCTTTTACAAGCCAGGGTGTAACTTCCGCACTAAAAGATTCGTTTACACTGACGAAATATTTAACTTCAGAAAAAAACACCTCTGAAGCTTTCAGAAAATACGAAGCTGAAAGAAAACCGGAAATAGAAATCCATATCAGGAACGGAAGAACCCTTCTGGATCAGTTTCTGAAACCTCTTGATCAGCAGACAGAAAATATTTTACCCATATCATACAAATAA
- a CDS encoding pyridoxal phosphate-dependent aminotransferase: protein MFTNNDINFDALKRKAYNGRWAAIEEGIIPLTAADPDFRTAPEIEQGIIEYIKDGYLSYGPFSGLPEFKKNVAEHFNTEKHGSFTPENVLAVNSAAQGMFLIASYVLKPGDEAVILDPVDFLFKRSVEAAGGTVKLCPVDHITGDINFEKLTELINPKTKLISICNPHNPLGKVYSKEVLKKFSEIASAHDLWIMSDEIWSDIVYDNRDFHTYSSVSEEAKRKSFTVYGFSKSFGIAGLRIGAVLCNDQEILDDFTEKSNFNSTIEGVSTLSQIAASVALEKAKPWYKEFLSHLQQNRDLAFNILSRSEILSPNLPEATFVLFPEIKNNLTSDEFTQHVLHHGKVAVVPGSERWFGKGAEGHIRICFSTSREILEEGLDRIIRSF, encoded by the coding sequence ATGTTTACCAACAACGATATTAACTTTGACGCTTTAAAGAGAAAAGCCTATAACGGACGATGGGCAGCCATAGAAGAAGGAATTATTCCACTCACAGCTGCTGATCCCGACTTCAGGACCGCCCCCGAAATCGAGCAGGGAATTATAGAATACATCAAAGACGGATATCTGAGCTATGGCCCGTTCTCCGGACTTCCCGAATTCAAAAAAAACGTTGCAGAACATTTCAACACAGAGAAACATGGCAGTTTTACCCCGGAAAATGTACTTGCCGTCAACAGTGCTGCCCAGGGAATGTTCCTTATTGCATCCTATGTTTTAAAACCCGGAGATGAAGCCGTTATTTTAGATCCGGTAGATTTTCTCTTTAAAAGATCCGTGGAAGCAGCAGGCGGAACTGTAAAATTATGCCCTGTAGATCACATAACAGGGGACATCAATTTTGAAAAACTGACAGAGCTCATCAATCCGAAAACAAAGTTGATCAGCATTTGCAACCCCCACAATCCGCTTGGAAAAGTATATTCTAAAGAAGTTTTGAAAAAATTCTCCGAAATAGCGTCTGCCCATGATCTTTGGATAATGAGTGACGAAATCTGGAGTGATATCGTTTACGACAACCGGGATTTTCACACCTATTCATCCGTTTCTGAGGAAGCAAAAAGAAAGAGTTTTACAGTTTATGGGTTTTCAAAATCATTTGGAATTGCAGGATTAAGGATTGGTGCTGTTTTATGTAATGACCAAGAAATCCTTGATGATTTTACAGAAAAATCCAATTTCAATTCTACGATAGAGGGCGTTTCCACACTTTCGCAGATTGCCGCCAGTGTAGCCCTGGAAAAAGCAAAACCCTGGTATAAAGAATTTTTGAGCCACCTGCAGCAGAACAGGGATCTCGCATTCAACATTCTTAGCCGTTCGGAAATCCTAAGCCCGAATTTGCCTGAAGCCACTTTCGTATTATTTCCGGAGATTAAAAACAATTTAACCAGCGATGAATTCACCCAACATGTACTGCACCACGGAAAAGTAGCCGTAGTTCCCGGTTCCGAAAGATGGTTTGGAAAGGGCGCTGAAGGTCATATCAGAATTTGCTTTTCCACTTCCCGGGAAATTCTGGAAGAGGGACTCGACCGAATAATCAGAAGCTTTTAA
- a CDS encoding TonB-dependent receptor plug domain-containing protein has translation MRLKYTSVLFLGTVSMLYSQNTNDTISKESKIDEVSITGSRNKKRTVINTPVPVDVIDIKQVSQSTGQIEVNQLLQFSAPSFNSNKQSGSDGADATDPATLRGLGPDQTLLLLNGKRYHQSSLINVFGTKGRGNTGSDMNTIPIGAIKRIEVLRDGASAQYGSDAIAGVINVILNDRNHGFEGNAFYGMNLFKSPGNNDVVSDHKIDGTTFDFSGNLGTKIGNKGGFGNFTVEFINKDRTIRNANPEKYTSPRERFGDAKSQNIYFFGNIELPLSDGLKFYSRQGFSYRKTNAYAWTRTPDADGNIPEIYPNGFNPIEDTSITDFTFDNGLKFKVADWDVDFYNAFGSNRFTYQIDNTINATLGVNSPTSFNAGGHALLQNTTGFNSSKQFNVLKGLNVAFGSEFRYEQFEIIKGEEASYAMYDINGNVVTASTPGSLLVINPLSGDVRPGGSQGFPGYSQEFKKNRNNFAAYIDTELDITKNWMISVAGRFENYSDFGSTLNGKFATRYAITPQLAFRGSVSTGFRAPSLAQKFYSLQFTNFQGGNLVTIQLAANDSDLAKLIIPQLKQETSLNGSAGFTFNTGKFTATIDGYYIKVKDRIVLTGNFTQDDDAIGQILIDNHIDQAQFFSNALDTRTKGIDIILSYTENLGSGKLSATLAGNYNEMEITKVNTSEKLKGKEDTYLSARERAFILASAPKTKVNLNLNYKINKFNANVQLVRFDKVKLIGYGGADDYQLYGAKVTTDISFGYEFSKNFNLTIGSKNLFNRYPTLQTAHVDGNTESGGIFDPVQMGFAGRQAFARLNFKF, from the coding sequence ATGAGATTGAAGTACACAAGCGTTCTTTTTTTAGGGACCGTATCTATGCTGTATTCACAAAATACAAATGATACAATTTCCAAAGAATCAAAAATAGATGAGGTTTCCATCACCGGAAGCCGGAATAAGAAAAGGACGGTTATCAACACTCCGGTTCCTGTAGATGTAATTGATATCAAGCAGGTAAGCCAGTCAACCGGGCAAATAGAAGTAAACCAGCTTCTTCAGTTCAGCGCTCCTTCTTTTAACTCCAACAAACAATCCGGATCAGACGGGGCCGATGCAACAGACCCGGCAACACTTCGCGGACTTGGGCCGGATCAAACACTTCTCTTACTGAACGGAAAAAGATACCACCAGTCTTCACTGATCAATGTCTTCGGAACGAAAGGCAGAGGAAATACGGGATCGGATATGAATACCATTCCCATCGGGGCAATAAAAAGGATCGAGGTTCTCCGTGACGGAGCTTCCGCACAATACGGTTCTGATGCCATTGCCGGAGTGATCAATGTTATTCTTAATGACCGCAACCACGGTTTTGAAGGCAATGCTTTTTACGGAATGAATCTTTTTAAAAGCCCGGGAAATAATGATGTGGTTTCAGATCATAAAATAGACGGAACCACTTTTGATTTCAGTGGAAATTTAGGAACAAAAATAGGCAATAAAGGAGGCTTTGGTAACTTCACCGTAGAATTTATCAATAAGGACCGTACCATAAGAAACGCAAACCCGGAGAAATACACATCACCAAGAGAAAGGTTTGGAGATGCAAAGTCCCAGAATATTTATTTCTTCGGAAACATAGAATTACCTTTATCCGATGGACTGAAATTCTATTCCCGCCAGGGGTTTTCCTATCGTAAGACCAATGCTTACGCCTGGACAAGAACACCGGATGCAGACGGAAATATTCCTGAAATATATCCTAACGGGTTTAATCCTATAGAAGATACCAGCATTACGGATTTTACTTTTGACAACGGATTGAAATTTAAAGTTGCCGATTGGGATGTAGATTTCTACAATGCCTTCGGAAGCAATAGGTTTACTTATCAGATAGACAACACTATAAATGCGACACTGGGAGTAAATTCCCCTACAAGTTTCAATGCCGGCGGTCATGCTCTTTTACAAAATACAACAGGCTTTAATTCATCAAAGCAATTCAATGTTCTTAAAGGACTGAACGTTGCCTTCGGTTCTGAATTCAGGTATGAGCAGTTTGAGATCATTAAAGGAGAAGAAGCGTCTTATGCCATGTATGATATCAACGGAAATGTTGTAACGGCAAGCACTCCCGGAAGTTTACTGGTTATAAATCCGCTTTCAGGCGATGTGCGTCCTGGTGGTTCGCAGGGCTTTCCCGGATATTCACAGGAATTTAAGAAAAACAGGAACAATTTTGCCGCATATATTGATACTGAGCTTGATATTACCAAAAACTGGATGATCAGTGTGGCTGGAAGGTTTGAAAACTATAGTGATTTCGGAAGTACTTTGAACGGTAAATTTGCAACCCGTTATGCCATTACCCCTCAATTGGCATTCAGAGGCTCGGTTTCTACAGGATTCAGGGCTCCTTCTCTTGCACAGAAATTCTATAGTCTCCAGTTTACAAATTTTCAAGGAGGAAATCTGGTTACCATCCAACTTGCTGCTAATGATAGTGATTTAGCAAAACTTATAATTCCTCAATTAAAACAAGAGACATCTTTGAATGGTAGTGCCGGATTTACATTTAATACAGGGAAATTTACTGCAACAATAGACGGATACTACATTAAGGTAAAAGACAGAATTGTATTAACCGGAAACTTCACTCAGGATGATGATGCGATTGGTCAAATTCTAATTGATAACCATATTGATCAGGCTCAGTTTTTTTCTAATGCATTAGATACCAGAACTAAAGGTATTGATATTATTTTAAGTTATACTGAAAATCTTGGCTCCGGGAAACTTTCCGCCACGCTAGCAGGAAATTACAACGAAATGGAGATCACCAAAGTAAATACCTCAGAAAAGCTGAAAGGCAAAGAAGATACTTATCTGAGCGCAAGAGAAAGGGCATTTATTTTAGCTTCTGCTCCAAAAACAAAGGTCAACCTGAATTTAAACTATAAGATTAATAAGTTTAATGCCAATGTTCAGCTTGTAAGGTTCGACAAAGTAAAACTGATCGGTTATGGCGGAGCAGATGACTATCAGCTATATGGAGCAAAAGTAACCACAGATATTTCTTTCGGATATGAATTCTCCAAAAACTTCAACCTGACTATCGGAAGCAAAAACCTATTCAACCGCTACCCAACGCTTCAAACAGCACATGTAGACGGAAATACAGAATCAGGAGGAATCTTTGACCCTGTACAGATGGGTTTTGCAGGAAGACAGGCTTTTGCCAGACTTAATTTCAAGTTTTAA
- a CDS encoding PQQ-dependent sugar dehydrogenase: MKFNQFYVPAFSILLFLSSCNKNNANAQQKGSDGSVETEKPNTDYKPAFKGQTRIKAVKTATAYKVEILSKDLGRPWGIINLPDGKFLVTDKNGHMNVVSTDGKQVSKIEGFPKVDSKGQGGMLDVALDPDFKTNNIIYFSFSEPFGKGNLTSVAKGKLSADLKNISEIKVIFRAEPSYDGDKHYGSRLEFDKDGNLFVSTGERSDKVTRVYAQKTDNYLGKILKITKDGKPAPGNPFIGKQGYKPEIYAYGVRNPQGMAIDPNESLWDVEMGPRGGDEINLIQPGKNYGWGDVTYGIEYSGAKVGDGITQKEGTEQPVYYWDPVISPSGITFYTGNMEEWKGNLIIGCLSGEHINRIVLKDNKVVGEERLLADQKERFRDVLNGMDGNLYAVTDSGKLYKISKK; the protein is encoded by the coding sequence ATGAAATTCAATCAATTTTATGTACCGGCATTCAGTATTCTTCTGTTTTTGTCTTCATGCAACAAGAACAATGCGAATGCTCAGCAGAAAGGAAGCGACGGAAGCGTAGAAACCGAAAAACCGAATACGGACTATAAGCCTGCGTTTAAAGGTCAAACCCGGATTAAGGCTGTTAAAACTGCAACTGCTTATAAAGTAGAAATCCTTAGCAAAGATCTGGGCCGGCCCTGGGGGATTATTAATCTGCCGGATGGAAAATTTCTTGTTACCGATAAAAATGGTCATATGAATGTTGTTTCCACAGATGGAAAGCAGGTCTCTAAAATCGAAGGCTTTCCAAAAGTAGATTCAAAAGGGCAGGGCGGAATGCTGGATGTAGCTCTTGACCCTGATTTTAAAACGAATAATATTATTTATTTCAGCTTTTCAGAACCGTTTGGAAAAGGAAATCTGACATCAGTAGCGAAAGGAAAACTTTCAGCAGATCTTAAAAATATTTCGGAAATTAAAGTTATTTTCCGTGCAGAACCTTCGTATGACGGAGATAAGCATTACGGAAGCCGGCTTGAATTTGACAAAGATGGAAACCTGTTCGTAAGTACGGGAGAACGATCAGATAAAGTGACAAGGGTTTATGCCCAGAAAACTGATAATTATTTAGGCAAAATACTGAAAATTACCAAAGACGGTAAACCTGCACCGGGGAATCCTTTCATTGGAAAACAGGGTTATAAGCCTGAAATTTATGCTTACGGTGTAAGAAATCCACAGGGAATGGCTATTGATCCAAACGAATCACTCTGGGATGTTGAAATGGGCCCCAGAGGGGGTGATGAGATCAATCTGATACAGCCGGGGAAAAATTATGGCTGGGGAGATGTAACCTACGGAATTGAATATTCAGGAGCGAAGGTCGGAGACGGAATTACCCAAAAAGAAGGAACAGAGCAGCCGGTTTATTACTGGGATCCTGTGATCTCTCCAAGCGGAATAACCTTTTATACCGGAAATATGGAGGAGTGGAAAGGAAATCTTATTATCGGATGCCTGAGCGGTGAGCACATCAACAGAATTGTGTTGAAGGATAATAAAGTAGTAGGAGAGGAAAGGCTTCTGGCTGATCAGAAAGAACGTTTCAGGGACGTCCTGAATGGGATGGATGGGAATCTGTATGCCGTAACAGACAGCGGAAAATTATATAAAATCTCTAAAAAATAA
- the uvrB gene encoding excinuclease ABC subunit UvrB, protein MKFNLQSEYKPTGDQPQAIEKLTEGVEIGEKYQTLLGVTGSGKTFTVANVVQNVQKPTLVLAHNKTLAAQLFMEFKEFFPENAVEYFVSYYDYYQPEAYIATTGTYIEKDLSINEEVEKLRLSATASLLSGRRDVLIVASVSCIYGIGNPSEFHKSLITLAIGEKVTRTALLHSLVNALYSRTLGDFQRGTFRVKGDVIDIFPAYADNAVRIQFFGDEIEKIQSFDPVSGNVEANFDQIQIYPANLFVTSKETLNGAIRNIQDDMVKQVDFFNSIEKPLEAKRLQERTELDLEMIKELGYCSGIENYSRYLDGRLPGTRPFCLIDYFPKDFLMVIDESHVTVPQVHAMYGGDRSRKESLVEYGFRLPAAMDNRPLKFEEFEAIQNQVIYVSATPADYELEKTGGAYIEQIIRPTGLLDPIIEVRPSLNQIDDLMEEIQKRSDADERVLVTTLTKKMAEELTKYFTKFGIRTRYIHSDVETLERIQIMQDLRVGLFDVLIGVNLLREGLDLPEVSLVAILDADKEGMLRSRRSMIQTVGRAARNVNGKAIMYADKITKSMQAALDETKYRRNKQIQHNESNGLVPQALNKKISENLVGRSKDFPDPKYTQKEILQKAAETKASYGGEDIEKIIGQKQKEMEAAAKSLDFIKAAKLRDEIAALRE, encoded by the coding sequence ATGAAATTCAATCTTCAATCAGAATATAAACCTACCGGCGACCAGCCACAAGCTATTGAGAAACTTACCGAAGGCGTTGAGATCGGGGAAAAATACCAGACCCTTCTCGGGGTGACAGGTTCCGGGAAAACCTTTACCGTTGCTAATGTTGTACAGAACGTACAAAAGCCTACTCTGGTGCTTGCCCATAATAAAACCCTGGCGGCACAGCTATTCATGGAGTTTAAGGAGTTCTTTCCGGAAAATGCCGTTGAGTATTTTGTCAGCTATTACGACTACTACCAGCCGGAAGCGTATATTGCCACAACCGGAACCTATATAGAAAAAGACCTGAGCATTAATGAAGAAGTGGAAAAGCTCCGACTTTCCGCAACTGCCAGTCTGCTCTCCGGAAGAAGAGATGTACTGATTGTAGCTTCTGTTTCATGTATTTATGGTATCGGAAACCCTTCAGAATTTCACAAGTCCCTTATTACATTGGCTATAGGAGAAAAAGTAACACGAACCGCATTACTTCATTCTTTAGTTAATGCACTATATTCCAGAACATTGGGAGACTTCCAAAGAGGTACATTCAGGGTAAAAGGAGATGTTATTGATATTTTCCCCGCTTATGCTGACAATGCAGTGAGAATCCAGTTTTTTGGAGATGAAATTGAAAAGATACAAAGCTTTGACCCTGTAAGCGGAAATGTGGAAGCCAATTTTGACCAGATCCAGATTTATCCTGCCAATTTATTCGTGACCTCAAAGGAAACCTTAAACGGCGCTATCAGAAATATCCAGGATGATATGGTCAAGCAGGTAGATTTCTTCAATTCCATAGAAAAGCCCCTGGAAGCCAAAAGACTTCAGGAAAGAACTGAGCTGGATCTTGAAATGATTAAAGAACTGGGTTACTGTTCAGGGATTGAGAATTATTCAAGATACCTTGACGGAAGGCTTCCGGGCACAAGACCGTTCTGCCTGATCGATTATTTCCCGAAAGATTTCCTAATGGTGATTGATGAGAGCCACGTTACCGTTCCCCAGGTTCATGCCATGTACGGTGGTGACCGAAGCCGAAAAGAATCATTAGTAGAATACGGTTTCAGACTTCCGGCCGCCATGGACAACAGGCCCCTTAAATTTGAAGAGTTTGAAGCCATACAGAATCAGGTAATCTATGTTTCTGCAACACCTGCTGATTATGAGCTGGAGAAAACCGGTGGAGCTTATATTGAACAGATCATCCGTCCGACAGGTCTTCTTGACCCAATTATTGAAGTAAGACCAAGCTTGAACCAGATTGATGATTTAATGGAAGAAATCCAGAAAAGATCTGATGCAGACGAAAGAGTTCTGGTAACTACCCTGACTAAGAAAATGGCTGAGGAACTTACAAAGTATTTTACAAAGTTCGGAATCAGGACAAGATATATCCACTCAGACGTAGAAACCCTAGAACGTATCCAGATCATGCAGGATCTTCGTGTGGGCCTTTTTGATGTGCTCATTGGGGTCAATCTCCTAAGAGAAGGACTTGATCTTCCGGAAGTGTCTCTGGTAGCCATTCTGGATGCCGATAAAGAAGGAATGCTCAGAAGCCGAAGATCCATGATACAAACAGTAGGACGTGCCGCAAGAAATGTAAATGGAAAAGCCATTATGTATGCTGACAAGATCACAAAATCTATGCAGGCAGCCCTGGATGAAACAAAATACCGCCGCAATAAACAAATACAGCACAACGAATCGAACGGACTTGTACCTCAGGCTTTAAATAAAAAGATCTCGGAAAATCTTGTGGGAAGAAGCAAAGACTTCCCTGATCCAAAATATACCCAAAAGGAGATCCTTCAGAAAGCTGCAGAAACAAAAGCCAGCTATGGAGGTGAAGACATTGAGAAAATAATTGGCCAAAAACAGAAAGAAATGGAAGCAGCGGCCAAAAGCCTTGATTTCATAAAAGCTGCGAAACTCAGAGATGAGATTGCCGCCTTGAGAGAATAA
- a CDS encoding DUF3820 family protein — protein sequence MNSEILKEICIVKMPFGKYEGTVLADLPISYLEWFNRKGMPKGKLGMQLSTVYEIKLNGLMDLLIPIRASVK from the coding sequence ATAAATTCAGAAATATTAAAAGAGATCTGTATCGTAAAGATGCCGTTCGGAAAATATGAAGGGACAGTACTTGCAGACCTTCCGATAAGCTATCTGGAATGGTTTAACAGAAAAGGGATGCCTAAAGGTAAACTGGGAATGCAGCTTTCAACTGTTTATGAGATTAAGCTGAATGGATTAATGGACCTTCTGATCCCGATCAGGGCGTCTGTAAAATAA
- a CDS encoding AI-2E family transporter, with the protein MNKDKQISNVAIKQVALLVIILVLAGLICFNLSLFIPSVLGAITIYVVCRRYNFYLQEEKKWKPWLSSLVLMLASLIILILPIYFIADLLIDKLGNAQVYMAKFNVFLDKIHSYIYSKTNFDILSKENMDKVKSSAGKFSTSALSGTFNTLTVVMSMYFILYFMLASPRLFERILSSSAPLKRANISLIGEKLRKLIMANAIGIPVVALGQGIVGLVGYFIFGAPSPVLLFALTAAASMIPVVGAAIVYIPVCIFMIAEGNTGQGLGLAIYCLVVVGLTDNLLRFTLLKKLENIHPLNTVFGIIMGMNLFGFMGLIFGPILISFTLLLIQVYRNEFSDEDTPPELQLSNKNNDEGGTTNLIV; encoded by the coding sequence ATGAATAAGGATAAACAAATAAGCAATGTTGCAATAAAACAGGTTGCTCTGCTGGTCATCATTCTGGTGCTGGCCGGATTGATCTGTTTTAATCTGTCTTTGTTTATACCATCTGTACTTGGGGCAATCACTATTTATGTTGTCTGCAGAAGATATAATTTTTATCTGCAGGAAGAAAAAAAATGGAAACCCTGGCTTTCATCGCTTGTGCTGATGCTGGCAAGTCTCATTATCCTTATTCTTCCGATTTATTTTATTGCAGATCTTCTGATTGATAAACTTGGAAACGCCCAGGTTTATATGGCAAAATTCAATGTATTTCTGGATAAGATTCATTCATACATCTATTCAAAAACAAATTTTGATATTCTCAGCAAAGAGAATATGGATAAAGTAAAAAGCTCTGCCGGAAAATTTTCGACTTCAGCGCTCAGTGGTACATTTAATACGCTTACCGTAGTGATGTCCATGTATTTTATTCTTTATTTTATGCTGGCAAGCCCAAGATTGTTTGAGCGAATTTTAAGTTCTTCCGCTCCTTTAAAAAGAGCCAATATTTCTTTGATTGGCGAAAAGCTTCGAAAACTGATTATGGCGAATGCCATCGGGATTCCTGTTGTGGCATTAGGGCAAGGAATTGTAGGGCTTGTAGGGTACTTCATTTTTGGAGCACCAAGTCCGGTTCTTCTTTTTGCTTTAACGGCTGCTGCTTCCATGATACCGGTCGTAGGTGCTGCTATTGTTTATATTCCTGTGTGTATCTTTATGATTGCAGAGGGAAATACCGGTCAGGGACTGGGACTTGCCATTTATTGTCTTGTTGTTGTAGGACTTACCGATAATTTGCTTCGTTTTACCCTTTTAAAGAAACTGGAAAATATCCATCCTTTAAATACTGTTTTTGGAATTATTATGGGGATGAATTTATTTGGTTTTATGGGACTTATTTTCGGGCCGATCTTAATTTCATTTACCCTGCTGCTGATCCAGGTGTATAGAAATGAATTTTCTGATGAAGATACACCACCGGAACTTCAATTATCCAATAAAAATAATGATGAAGGCGGGACAACTAACCTAATTGTATAA
- a CDS encoding beta-carotene 15,15'-monooxygenase codes for MSEFNEFDQQGSVPNRDTGSIISHAFEMYKGVFLYGIVAMIIYLIGGFVIQSVSGFNSASMMEEMRDAGGDYSNFSYWNAPGFSLYLSLSGLLGILLAPLYVGLIYIVNKYNTKSQIDFADLFIGYKQNFVNILIYSILSGIISSVAMMLCFFPIIFVYPLLLLGYPILLFENASATEALGKSFNIAKENYGTFLGTTVLGGLISVAGVILCGIGVILTAPFMMVVMYSAYCAFLGKPRQIAYKQ; via the coding sequence ATGTCAGAATTTAACGAATTTGACCAACAAGGGTCCGTTCCGAACAGAGATACAGGATCTATCATTTCCCACGCTTTTGAAATGTATAAAGGTGTTTTCCTTTACGGGATCGTAGCGATGATCATTTACCTTATAGGTGGTTTTGTAATCCAGTCTGTAAGTGGATTCAATTCCGCATCTATGATGGAAGAAATGAGGGATGCAGGCGGAGATTACTCAAATTTCAGCTACTGGAATGCTCCGGGATTCTCGCTTTATCTTTCACTATCCGGTCTTTTGGGTATTTTACTCGCTCCATTATATGTAGGTTTAATCTACATTGTGAATAAATATAACACAAAAAGCCAGATCGATTTCGCTGATCTGTTCATAGGTTACAAACAGAACTTTGTGAATATTCTGATTTACAGTATTCTTTCAGGAATTATTTCAAGTGTGGCCATGATGCTGTGCTTCTTTCCTATTATTTTTGTTTATCCGTTACTTTTATTGGGATATCCCATCCTATTATTCGAAAATGCATCGGCTACTGAAGCATTAGGCAAATCTTTCAATATTGCAAAAGAAAATTACGGAACGTTTCTGGGTACAACAGTACTTGGGGGACTGATCTCTGTTGCGGGGGTTATCCTTTGCGGAATTGGAGTTATTTTAACGGCTCCTTTTATGATGGTTGTGATGTATTCCGCTTACTGTGCTTTTTTAGGAAAACCAAGACAAATTGCATATAAACAGTAA